The Myxocyprinus asiaticus isolate MX2 ecotype Aquarium Trade chromosome 31, UBuf_Myxa_2, whole genome shotgun sequence genome has a segment encoding these proteins:
- the LOC127422288 gene encoding ribosome maturation protein SBDS-like isoform X3, with protein MSIFTPTNQIRLTNVAVVRMKKGGKRFEIACYKNKVMSWRSGAEKDLDEVLQTNTVFVNVSKGQVAKKDDLKAFGTEDLTEICKQILSKGELQVSDKERHSQLEQMFRDIATIVAEKCVNPETKRPYTVNLIERAMKDIHYSVKANKSTKQQALEVIKQLKESIQIQRAHMRVRCVWPAKDGKRLKEKLKSLIKVVESEDFDDELEMVQIPEDTAEVSAGFSVTILWLGVFD; from the exons ATGTCAATATTCACACCAACTAACCAGATCAGATTAACAAATGTCGCCGTCGTGCGGATGAAGAAAGGAGGGAAAAGATTTGAAATAGCCTGTTATAAAAACAAAGTGATGAGTTGGAGATCTGGAGC tgagaaAGACCTCGATGAAGTCCTGCAGACGAACACCGTGTTTGTAAATGTGTCTAAGGGTCAAGTGGCAAAGAAAGATGACCTGAAAGCTTTTGGCACAGAAGATCTGACAGAAATATGCAAACAG ATTTTATCTAAAGGAGAACTACAGGTATCAGACAAGGAGCGTCACAGTCAGCTGGAACAGATGTTTCGAGATATCGCAACAATTGTGGCTGAAAAATGTGTGAATCCTGAGACCAAACGGCCCTACACAGTGAACCTAATAGAGCGAGCGATGAAGGATATTCACTACTCCGTTAAAGCAAACAAAAGCACTAAACAGCAG GCACTTGAGGTCATCAAACAACTGAAGGAATCAATTCAGATCCAGAGAGCTCATATGCGGGTACGCTGCGTCTGGCCAGCCAAGGATGGGAAGAGACTGAAAGAAAAgctcaaatcattaataaaggtGGTGGAAAGCGAAGACTTTGATGATGAGCTTGAGATG GTACAGATTCCTGAAGATACTGCTGaagtttctgctggattcagtgtgacaatactgtggctgg gtgtgtttgattga
- the LOC127422288 gene encoding ribosome maturation protein SBDS-like isoform X1, giving the protein MSIFTPTNQIRLTNVAVVRMKKGGKRFEIACYKNKVMSWRSGAEKDLDEVLQTNTVFVNVSKGQVAKKDDLKAFGTEDLTEICKQILSKGELQVSDKERHSQLEQMFRDIATIVAEKCVNPETKRPYTVNLIERAMKDIHYSVKANKSTKQQALEVIKQLKESIQIQRAHMRVRCVWPAKDGKRLKEKLKSLIKVVESEDFDDELEMVQIPEDTAEVSAGFSVTILWLGEKKEDLKQTSQTSKLDKKVCLIDPGCFREIDELIRCETKGKGALEVLSLKDVEEGDERLE; this is encoded by the exons ATGTCAATATTCACACCAACTAACCAGATCAGATTAACAAATGTCGCCGTCGTGCGGATGAAGAAAGGAGGGAAAAGATTTGAAATAGCCTGTTATAAAAACAAAGTGATGAGTTGGAGATCTGGAGC tgagaaAGACCTCGATGAAGTCCTGCAGACGAACACCGTGTTTGTAAATGTGTCTAAGGGTCAAGTGGCAAAGAAAGATGACCTGAAAGCTTTTGGCACAGAAGATCTGACAGAAATATGCAAACAG ATTTTATCTAAAGGAGAACTACAGGTATCAGACAAGGAGCGTCACAGTCAGCTGGAACAGATGTTTCGAGATATCGCAACAATTGTGGCTGAAAAATGTGTGAATCCTGAGACCAAACGGCCCTACACAGTGAACCTAATAGAGCGAGCGATGAAGGATATTCACTACTCCGTTAAAGCAAACAAAAGCACTAAACAGCAG GCACTTGAGGTCATCAAACAACTGAAGGAATCAATTCAGATCCAGAGAGCTCATATGCGGGTACGCTGCGTCTGGCCAGCCAAGGATGGGAAGAGACTGAAAGAAAAgctcaaatcattaataaaggtGGTGGAAAGCGAAGACTTTGATGATGAGCTTGAGATG GTACAGATTCCTGAAGATACTGCTGaagtttctgctggattcagtgtgacaatactgtggctgggtgAGAAAAAGGAGGACTTAAAGCAGACGTCACAGACGTCCAAGCTGgataaaaaa gtgtgtttgattgatCCAGGCTGTTTCCGTGAGATTGATGAGCTCATCCGCTGTGAGACTAAAGGAAAGGGAGCTCTGGAGGTGCTCAGTCTCAAAGATGTGGAAGAAGGAGACGAAAGACTAGAATAA
- the LOC127422288 gene encoding ribosome maturation protein SBDS-like isoform X2 — protein MSIFTPTNQIRLTNVAVVRMKKGGKRFEIACYKNKVMSWRSGAEKDLDEVLQTNTVFVNVSKGQVAKKDDLKAFGTEDLTEICKQILSKGELQVSDKERHSQLEQMFRDIATIVAEKCVNPETKRPYTVNLIERAMKDIHYSVKANKSTKQQALEVIKQLKESIQIQRAHMRVRCVWPAKDGKRLKEKLKSLIKVVESEDFDDELEMVCLIDPGCFREIDELIRCETKGKGALEVLSLKDVEEGDERLE, from the exons ATGTCAATATTCACACCAACTAACCAGATCAGATTAACAAATGTCGCCGTCGTGCGGATGAAGAAAGGAGGGAAAAGATTTGAAATAGCCTGTTATAAAAACAAAGTGATGAGTTGGAGATCTGGAGC tgagaaAGACCTCGATGAAGTCCTGCAGACGAACACCGTGTTTGTAAATGTGTCTAAGGGTCAAGTGGCAAAGAAAGATGACCTGAAAGCTTTTGGCACAGAAGATCTGACAGAAATATGCAAACAG ATTTTATCTAAAGGAGAACTACAGGTATCAGACAAGGAGCGTCACAGTCAGCTGGAACAGATGTTTCGAGATATCGCAACAATTGTGGCTGAAAAATGTGTGAATCCTGAGACCAAACGGCCCTACACAGTGAACCTAATAGAGCGAGCGATGAAGGATATTCACTACTCCGTTAAAGCAAACAAAAGCACTAAACAGCAG GCACTTGAGGTCATCAAACAACTGAAGGAATCAATTCAGATCCAGAGAGCTCATATGCGGGTACGCTGCGTCTGGCCAGCCAAGGATGGGAAGAGACTGAAAGAAAAgctcaaatcattaataaaggtGGTGGAAAGCGAAGACTTTGATGATGAGCTTGAGATG gtgtgtttgattgatCCAGGCTGTTTCCGTGAGATTGATGAGCTCATCCGCTGTGAGACTAAAGGAAAGGGAGCTCTGGAGGTGCTCAGTCTCAAAGATGTGGAAGAAGGAGACGAAAGACTAGAATAA